In Nicotiana tabacum cultivar K326 chromosome 19, ASM71507v2, whole genome shotgun sequence, one DNA window encodes the following:
- the LOC107775981 gene encoding protein IQ-DOMAIN 19-like, with protein MGKASKWIRNFLMTLGKKEEREKKEEKSIESMGTPTASCPSTPKVKRRWSFKKSSSMERNNHKSNRSFDLTFIHKLNTQGDKASLTAKGAIEPKTYIIRRVKNTAATKIQAVFRSYLARKALRALRSLVRLQALVRGHLVRKQTAAMVKRMHSLMVIQLRARVQRVQMAEEAHTPKSRKSQKVSYENSQLTRSCSIEKMDVSIQEKGRVQKKNSIKNESARMENGVNTSESHRLSVSRRDYHVLQICRSPTTLSDMSTVSYDSHIEDFSFKMAEKGSEHSSNVSTTISSNTPFSVAQSENPNSIFSSAPFAPTYMSNTESSRAKARSQSEPRQRPNWSIKRKSKRIPSMDGITGMPDSSREETPTHSRRHNGPESHETWLLKLYKPAKSSKHVKVDSPA; from the exons ATGGGGAAGGCAAGCAAATGGATCAGAAACTTTCTGATGACATTGGGGAAAAAGGaggaaagggaaaagaaagaagagaaatcaATAGAAAGTATGGGAACCCCAACTGCAAGTTGCCCATCAACTCCAAAAGTGAAAAGGAGATGGAGTTTCAAGAAATCATCAAGCATGGAGAGAAATAACCATAAGAGTAATAGGTCTTTTGACTTGACTTTCATTCACAAACTAAATACACAAGGAGACAAAGCAAGCCTAACAGCAAAAGGAGCTATAGAACCAAAAACCTATATTATCAGACGTGTTAAGAATACAGCAGCCACCAAAATCCAAGCAGTTTTCCGCTCATATTTG GCAAGGAAAGCATTGCGAGCGCTAAGAAGCCTAGTTAGATTACAGGCACTGGTAAGGGGTCACCTAGTAAGGAAACAGACAGCAGCAATGGTCAAACGTATGCACTCTCTGATGGTCATTCAACTAAGGGCTCGTGTTCAAAGAGTTCAGATGGCTGAAGAAGCACATACCCCCAAATCAAGAAAGAGCCAGAAAGTATCATATGAAAACAGTCAGCTTACCAGATCCTGCAGTATT GAAAAGATGGATGTTAGCATTCAAGAGAAAGGGAGAGTCCAGAAGAAAAATAGCATAAAGAATGAATCTGCGAGAATGGAAAACGGAGTGAACACCTCTGAATCTCATCGCCTTTCAGTATCAAGGAGGGACTATCATGTACTTCAGATATGTCGAAGCCCCACTACACTGAGTGATATGAGCACAGTAAGTTATGATAGTCATATAGAGGATTTCTCCTTCAAGATGGCAGAAAAAGGTTCTGAACATAGCTCTAATGTTTCAACAACCATATCATCCAATACCCCATTTTCCGTCGCACAATCAGAAAATCCAAACTCCATATTTTCTAGTGCTCCTTTTGCACCAACATACATGTCCAATACAGAATCCTCAAGAGCAAAAGCTAGATCACAGAGTGAACCGAGGCAACGACCCAATTGGAGCATTAAAAGAAAAAGCAAGCGCATACCATCAATGGATGGGATAACAGGAATGCCTGATTCTAGCAGGGAAGAAACACCTACCCACAGCAGGAGACACAATGGCCCAGAAAGCCATGAAACCTGGTTACTCAAGCTCTACAAACCAGCAAAGTCCTCCAAGCATGTCAAGGTTGATTCCCCAGCGTAA
- the LOC107775980 gene encoding serine/threonine-protein kinase Nek2 isoform X1, which yields MEQYELLEQIGKGAFGSAVLVRHKLEKKKYVLKKIRLARQTDRTRRNAHQEMALISSMQNPFIVEYKDSWVEKGCYVCIVIGYCEGGDMSEVIKKTKGIHFPEEKLCKWLVQLLMALDYLHMNHILHRDVKCSNIFLTREQDIRLGDFGLAKMLTSDDLASSIVGTPSYMCPELLADIPYGSKSDIWSLGCCIYEMAALKPAFKAFDMQALINKINKSIVAPLPTKYSGPFRGLVKSMLRKNPELRPSAAELLRNPLLQPYVINTHLKLNGPRRNSLPASLPDNDVKKPRFAVSESTPFPKNREKRVSCGNDRTLNPSVSDHDYTFSSRRHPKTPSRVSELSVGSPERGSTVTKKVTSKAMLVTKNPKVIVPKSATPKRQVELRNNEMASRTLVKRSVSTIRRASLPLTNKAAVQEIPRRPSLSFLDCIKSPDVSVNAPRIDKMLEFPLASYEDPFHPTRRTSSNSAQGSSGSPQAEYSVMKDKCTIQIPDSKFDRLSSNDAWRGFEGPMVHADREDITDSSDQNATAGASSRTSSDTRRRRFNMSSYKQRAEALEGLLEFSARLLQEDRFDELGVLLKPFGPEKVSPRETAIWLAKSIKENASKQED from the exons ATGGAGCAGTATGAATTATTGGAGCAAATTGGCAAAGGGGCTTTTGGCTCTGCAGTTCTTGTGAGGCATAAGCTTGAAAAGAAGAA gtatgtaTTGAAAAAAATCCGTCTCGCTCGACAAACAGACAGGACTCGCCGAAATGCACACCAGGAG ATGGCCCTTATTTCGAGTATGCAAAACCCATTCATTGTGGAGTACAAAGACTCATGGGTGGAGAAG GGTTGCTATGTATGCATAGTCATAGGTTACTGCGAAGGTGGTGACAT GTCAGAGGTCATAAAAAAAACAAAGGGCATCCATTTTCCTGAAGAG AAACTGTGCAAGTGGCTTGTTCAACTCTTAATGGCTCTTGACTACTTGCACATGAATCACATCCTTCATCGTGATGTTAAG TGTTCAAATATATTTCTAACAAGAGAGCAAGATATTCGTCTAG GCGATTTTGGACTTGCCAAGATGTTGACTTCGGATGATCTTGCTTCCTCT ATTGTTGGAACCCCCAGTTACATGTGCCCTGAGCTTCTTGCAGACATACCTTATGGATCCAAGTCAGACATATGGTCCCTAG GATGCTGCATATATGAAATGGCTGCGCTTAAGCCTGCATTCAAGGCATTT GATATGCAAGCACTCATCAACAAAATAAACAAGTCTATTGTGGCACCTCTTCCCACAAAATACTCTGGTCCATT CCGAGGTCTTGTCAAAAGCATGCTGCGGAAAAACCCAGAACTAAGGCCAAGc GCAGCTGAACTTCTTAGAAATCCACTCCTTCAACCATATGTGATTAATACTCATCTCAAACTTAACGGCCCTAGGCGTAACAGTTTACCTGCTTCTTTGCCTGATAATGATGTAAAAAAACCCAGATTTGCAGTGTCTGAAAGCACACCTTTCCCAAAGAATAGAGAGAAGCGGGTGTCATGTGGAAATGATAGGACTCTGAACCCTAGTGTTTCTGATCATGACTATACCTTTTCAAGTCGGAGACATCCAAAAACTCCAAGCAGAGTATCTGAATTGTCTGTTGGAAGCCCTGAAAGAGGATCAACTGTCACAAAAAAAGTCACTTCAAAAGCTATGCTTGTGACCAAGAATCCAAAAGTGATCGTGCCGAAATCAGCTACCCCAAAAAGACAAGTGGAGCTAAGGAACAATGAAATG GCTTCACGAACCTTGGTGAAGAGATCTGTTTCTACAATTCGTAGGGCATCCTTGCCGTTGACAAACAAGGCAGCAGTTCAAGAAATACCTCGAAGGCCGAGTCTCAGTTTCCTTGACTGTATCAAGTCTCCTGATGTTTCTGTCAATGCCCCTCGAATtgacaagatgcttgagtttCCATTAGCCTCATATGAAGATCCTTTCCATCCTACACGCCGAACATCATCAAACTCTGCGCAAGGTTCCTCTGGCTCACCACAAGCTGAGTATTCAGTTATGAAAGACAAATGTACCATACAGATTCCTGACAGTAAATTTGATAGACTGAGTTCAAATGATGCTTGGCGGGGGTTTGAAGGCCCCATGGTGCATGCGGATAGAGAGGATATAACTGATTCTTCTGATCAAAATGCCACTGCTGGTGCATCTAGCCGAACCTCATCTGACACAAGACGCCGCCGTTTTAACATGTCATCTTATAAACAACGGGCCGAAGCCCTGGAGGGACTACTTGAGTTCAGTGCTAGACTCTTGCAAGAAGATAGATTTGATGAACTTGGTGTCTTATTGAAGCCATTTGGACCTGAAAAAGTTTCTCCTAGGGAAACAGCTATTTGGTTGGCCAAGAGCATCAAAGAAAATGCTTCTAAACAAGAAGATTAG
- the LOC107775980 gene encoding serine/threonine-protein kinase Nek2 isoform X2, with translation MEQYELLEQIGKGAFGSAVLVRHKLEKKKYVLKKIRLARQTDRTRRNAHQEMALISSMQNPFIVEYKDSWVEKGCYVCIVIGYCEGGDMSEVIKKTKGIHFPEEKLCKWLVQLLMALDYLHMNHILHRDVKVRRNCFSLGTSTTAGDFGLAKMLTSDDLASSIVGTPSYMCPELLADIPYGSKSDIWSLGCCIYEMAALKPAFKAFDMQALINKINKSIVAPLPTKYSGPFRGLVKSMLRKNPELRPSAAELLRNPLLQPYVINTHLKLNGPRRNSLPASLPDNDVKKPRFAVSESTPFPKNREKRVSCGNDRTLNPSVSDHDYTFSSRRHPKTPSRVSELSVGSPERGSTVTKKVTSKAMLVTKNPKVIVPKSATPKRQVELRNNEMASRTLVKRSVSTIRRASLPLTNKAAVQEIPRRPSLSFLDCIKSPDVSVNAPRIDKMLEFPLASYEDPFHPTRRTSSNSAQGSSGSPQAEYSVMKDKCTIQIPDSKFDRLSSNDAWRGFEGPMVHADREDITDSSDQNATAGASSRTSSDTRRRRFNMSSYKQRAEALEGLLEFSARLLQEDRFDELGVLLKPFGPEKVSPRETAIWLAKSIKENASKQED, from the exons ATGGAGCAGTATGAATTATTGGAGCAAATTGGCAAAGGGGCTTTTGGCTCTGCAGTTCTTGTGAGGCATAAGCTTGAAAAGAAGAA gtatgtaTTGAAAAAAATCCGTCTCGCTCGACAAACAGACAGGACTCGCCGAAATGCACACCAGGAG ATGGCCCTTATTTCGAGTATGCAAAACCCATTCATTGTGGAGTACAAAGACTCATGGGTGGAGAAG GGTTGCTATGTATGCATAGTCATAGGTTACTGCGAAGGTGGTGACAT GTCAGAGGTCATAAAAAAAACAAAGGGCATCCATTTTCCTGAAGAG AAACTGTGCAAGTGGCTTGTTCAACTCTTAATGGCTCTTGACTACTTGCACATGAATCACATCCTTCATCGTGATGTTAAGGTTCGCCGCAATTGTTTTTCACTGG GGACAAGTACTACTGCAGGCGATTTTGGACTTGCCAAGATGTTGACTTCGGATGATCTTGCTTCCTCT ATTGTTGGAACCCCCAGTTACATGTGCCCTGAGCTTCTTGCAGACATACCTTATGGATCCAAGTCAGACATATGGTCCCTAG GATGCTGCATATATGAAATGGCTGCGCTTAAGCCTGCATTCAAGGCATTT GATATGCAAGCACTCATCAACAAAATAAACAAGTCTATTGTGGCACCTCTTCCCACAAAATACTCTGGTCCATT CCGAGGTCTTGTCAAAAGCATGCTGCGGAAAAACCCAGAACTAAGGCCAAGc GCAGCTGAACTTCTTAGAAATCCACTCCTTCAACCATATGTGATTAATACTCATCTCAAACTTAACGGCCCTAGGCGTAACAGTTTACCTGCTTCTTTGCCTGATAATGATGTAAAAAAACCCAGATTTGCAGTGTCTGAAAGCACACCTTTCCCAAAGAATAGAGAGAAGCGGGTGTCATGTGGAAATGATAGGACTCTGAACCCTAGTGTTTCTGATCATGACTATACCTTTTCAAGTCGGAGACATCCAAAAACTCCAAGCAGAGTATCTGAATTGTCTGTTGGAAGCCCTGAAAGAGGATCAACTGTCACAAAAAAAGTCACTTCAAAAGCTATGCTTGTGACCAAGAATCCAAAAGTGATCGTGCCGAAATCAGCTACCCCAAAAAGACAAGTGGAGCTAAGGAACAATGAAATG GCTTCACGAACCTTGGTGAAGAGATCTGTTTCTACAATTCGTAGGGCATCCTTGCCGTTGACAAACAAGGCAGCAGTTCAAGAAATACCTCGAAGGCCGAGTCTCAGTTTCCTTGACTGTATCAAGTCTCCTGATGTTTCTGTCAATGCCCCTCGAATtgacaagatgcttgagtttCCATTAGCCTCATATGAAGATCCTTTCCATCCTACACGCCGAACATCATCAAACTCTGCGCAAGGTTCCTCTGGCTCACCACAAGCTGAGTATTCAGTTATGAAAGACAAATGTACCATACAGATTCCTGACAGTAAATTTGATAGACTGAGTTCAAATGATGCTTGGCGGGGGTTTGAAGGCCCCATGGTGCATGCGGATAGAGAGGATATAACTGATTCTTCTGATCAAAATGCCACTGCTGGTGCATCTAGCCGAACCTCATCTGACACAAGACGCCGCCGTTTTAACATGTCATCTTATAAACAACGGGCCGAAGCCCTGGAGGGACTACTTGAGTTCAGTGCTAGACTCTTGCAAGAAGATAGATTTGATGAACTTGGTGTCTTATTGAAGCCATTTGGACCTGAAAAAGTTTCTCCTAGGGAAACAGCTATTTGGTTGGCCAAGAGCATCAAAGAAAATGCTTCTAAACAAGAAGATTAG
- the LOC142173671 gene encoding uncharacterized protein LOC142173671 — translation MNIMKKKIENAKGLSPELLPEVLWAYRTAPKTNTGETPYSLVYGTDTVIPIDVGKPSLIYSHESGPRNDESRMHDLDEAEEWRHMVYVRMVAQKQQAERYYNKKAKIRALKVGDYVLKAKTQASRDPQECKLGTNWDDPYKITATIGKWSFQLEIMERK, via the coding sequence ATGAACATTATGAAGAAAAAGATTGAGAACGCCAAGGGACTTTCGCCAGAACTACTGCCagaagtgctatgggcataccgtacagCACCAAAGACGAACACAGGTGAAACGCCCTACTcattagtctatgggactgacACAGTAATACCAATTGATGTCGGAAAGCCCAGTTTGATATACTCCCATGAAAGCGGGCCGAGGAACGACGAAAGTAGAATGCATGACCTCGATGAAGCCGAAGAATGGAGACACATGGTCTACgtaagaatggtagcccaaaaACAACAGGCAGAGCGCTACTACAATAAAAAAGCCAAGATCAGAGCACTCAAAGTCGGGGATTACgtactcaaagccaaaacacaagcaagcagAGATCCACAAGAGTGTAAActgggaacaaattgggacgACCCATACAAAATCACAGCCACAATAGGCAAATGGTCATTTCAACTAGAAATAATGGAAAGAAAATGA